Below is a window of bacterium DNA.
GGGGCGGTGGCGGACTACGCCGCGGCCATCGGGCGCCTGGGCGTGCAAGTCCCGCAGTGCCACGCCACCATCACTGCCGACGTCGCCTCCCTGGACCCGAACCGCCGCGGGGCGGACCTGGCGTCCGTGCACCGCGACCTGGACATCTGCGCCGAGCTGGGCATCCGCAATGTCGTCATCCACCCCGGCGGCGATGGCGCCGTGGATCGGCAGTCGCTGCGGGAGACCACCACGCTGCGTCTGAAGGCCTTCGCGGAGCTGGCCGCCCACTGCGAGCGGGTCGGCACCCGCATGGCCATCGAGAACATGTGCGACGGCGGCCGGAACGTGTGGGGCAAGCGCAACTTCGGCGCCATCGTGGAGGAGATCCTGGGCCTGATCGAGGAGATCGGCTCGCCGGCCCTGGGGGTGTGCCTGGATACCGGCCATGCCCACGTCCAGGGCCTCAACCAGCCCGAGGCCATCCGCGAGTGCGGCGACAAGCTCATCGCGCTGCACATCGCCGACAATGACACCAGCGGCGACCAGCATCGCACGCCGGGCTATGGCAGCGTGGACTTTCCGGCCATCGTCGCGGCCCTGCGCGAGGTCGGGTACGCCAGCAACTTCAACCTGGAGATCCCCGGCGAGAACCGGGCCACGCCGGAAGTGGTGGCGCTGCGGAGCCGGTACGCGCTGGGCGTGTCGGAGACGCTGTTGGGGAAGACGGAAGACTGAAGGCGGGGGGAGGTCGGTACGCCCGACACTCCTGTCGGGCGCATCGCCCCTGTTGCCCGACAAGAGTGTCGGGCGTACCAGCGGCGTCACCACCACCGAGTGCAGAGTGTCTCTCCCCCCTGTGGGGGTATGGAGAACGGAACGGGGCCGATCCCACAGAGGATCGGCCCCGTTGGCTTCACAGAGACAGACGACTACTGCAGCGTGATGCCCAGGAACTCGCTCCACCCGGTCGCCGGGACGTTGCCCTTGATCGTGCTGCCGGAGAGCCACTTGGCGTGGCCGTCGCAAAAGGCGACGTTCGCGCCACTGTTGTGCCGCGCCAGACCCGTGCCCATGGAGGAGAAGCACGTCGCCTGCGTGTTGGTTGAGGAGATGACGAACCAGTCCTGCATGTCCTGGATCAGCATCCGCTCGGCGGGCTTGTCCATGCTGCCCATGGCCGAGTTGCACACGCCGTCGTAGTTGATGCCGTAGGCGTTCGTGATCCCGGAGCGCGCGTTAGCGGCCGCGCACTCGTTCGGCACCGCGCTGGGGCAGCGGAAGATCTGGGTGTTCTTCACATACGGTCCGAGGAAAGTGGGCCAACTGTACGCGACGCCCACGCCCTCTGCACCCGTGTGGGTGTGGCCCCACAGGCAGAAGCCGGGACCGAAACCGTACATGTACCTCTCATCATAGTCCTGGGCGTACGACATGGCCGCCAGCCCCATCTGCTTGAGGTTGCTCAAGCAACTCGACTGCCGGGCCTTCTCGCGCGCCTTGGCGAACACCGGGAAGAGGATCGCCGCCAGAATGGCAATGATGGCGATGACGACCAACAACTCGATCAGCGTGAACCCCTTGCGCATGCTGTTTCCCCTTTGCGTGAAGTGGCCCGGGCAACCCGAGCCCAACCATCTTATACCCCCCGGCGGCCTGGCCGCAACCGAAAAATTCCGCACGGCGGGAGGGCCCGCGGGGCGTACCGGCGGCAGAGCTTCTCCCCCCTCCCTCACCCCCCTCAGAACTGCACCCCGAACATCCGCAGCACCAGCAGCACGTTCAGGCCGACCACCACTACCCCGGTCACGATGAGCAGCGTGTTCTCGCGCCAGGTGTTGCGGAAGCGGCCCATGACCTGCTCGCTCCGTGTGAGGAGGAAGAGCGGGAGGATCGTGAAGGGGAGCTGCACGCTGAGGGTGGCCTGGCTGATGATGAGGGCCTTGAGGGGGTCGAGGCCGAGGCTGGCGATGAGCACCGCCGGGATCAGCGTCAGCGCCACGCCCAGGCGGAACCACTTGCTCGTTAGCTCGGTGGGCTTGAGCAGGACGCCGCTGAAGATCGTCCCGCCGGCCAGGCCCGCCGTGATCGAGGACGACAGGCCGCTGCACAGCAGCGCCACGGCGAACAGCAGCGCCGCCACCGGGCCGGCCAGCGGCTCCAGCGTCTTCCCCACCTCCCCCAGACTCTGCGGCACCACGTTGGGGAAGAAGACCGCCGCCGCGACGACGACCATCGCGCTGTTGATGAGCCAGCCGGCGCCCATCGCCAGCAGCGTGTCGAGGAACTCGTAGCGCAGCAGGTGGGCCCGCTCGGTGTCGTCCTTCGCGCTCCAGTCCCGGCTCTGGATGACCTCGGAGTGCAGGTAGATGTTGTGGGGCATGACCACGGCCCCCAGCATCGCCATGGCCACGAGGATGCTCCGGGAGTTCAGCGACGGCACCACCGCGCAGTAGCCGGCCAGGCCGAGGTCCGGTTTCACGATCACCAGCTCGGCCAGGTAGCAAAAGCCGATGATCGACACAAAGCCGATGATGACGTGCTCGAGCTTGTGGTAGGCCTGGCCCCAGATCATCGCGACCACGAACAGCGCGGTGATGAGGCTGCCCACGACGAGGGGCAGGTGGAACAGGACCTGCAGGCCGATGGCCCCGCCAAGGATCTCGGCCAGCGCCGTCGCCACGCAGGCGCACATGGCCGTGCAGCCGTACACCACGCGCGCCGCCGGCCGGAAGTGCGTGGCCACCGCCTCGGGCATGCACAGGCCGGTCTGGATGCCGATGTGGGCCGCCATGTGCTGCAGCAGGATCAGCATCAGCGTGGATAGGGTAATGACCCACAGGAGTGAGTAGCCGAACTCCGCCCCGCCCTGGGCGTTGGTGGCGAAGTTCCCCGGGTCAATGAACCCCACGGTCACGATGAAGGCCGGCCCGAGGTACTGCAGGAAGCGGGAGTGAC
It encodes the following:
- a CDS encoding sugar phosphate isomerase/epimerase, coding for MKPSIWTTMIWPSSPVEALETLASHGWRAFELSCEHIGDLARMGDGAVADYAAAIGRLGVQVPQCHATITADVASLDPNRRGADLASVHRDLDICAELGIRNVVIHPGGDGAVDRQSLRETTTLRLKAFAELAAHCERVGTRMAIENMCDGGRNVWGKRNFGAIVEEILGLIEEIGSPALGVCLDTGHAHVQGLNQPEAIRECGDKLIALHIADNDTSGDQHRTPGYGSVDFPAIVAALREVGYASNFNLEIPGENRATPEVVALRSRYALGVSETLLGKTED
- a CDS encoding Nramp family divalent metal transporter; translation: MAHLNGLASRLRHSRFLQYLGPAFIVTVGFIDPGNFATNAQGGAEFGYSLLWVITLSTLMLILLQHMAAHIGIQTGLCMPEAVATHFRPAARVVYGCTAMCACVATALAEILGGAIGLQVLFHLPLVVGSLITALFVVAMIWGQAYHKLEHVIIGFVSIIGFCYLAELVIVKPDLGLAGYCAVVPSLNSRSILVAMAMLGAVVMPHNIYLHSEVIQSRDWSAKDDTERAHLLRYEFLDTLLAMGAGWLINSAMVVVAAAVFFPNVVPQSLGEVGKTLEPLAGPVAALLFAVALLCSGLSSSITAGLAGGTIFSGVLLKPTELTSKWFRLGVALTLIPAVLIASLGLDPLKALIISQATLSVQLPFTILPLFLLTRSEQVMGRFRNTWRENTLLIVTGVVVVGLNVLLVLRMFGVQF